A genomic region of Acipenser ruthenus chromosome 9, fAciRut3.2 maternal haplotype, whole genome shotgun sequence contains the following coding sequences:
- the LOC117407539 gene encoding mitochondrial intermediate peptidase-like isoform X2 yields MLASRRVVFTLKHFRLKAVCRNVTTSWSPVEAAFNARQHRKLDLLGRNVGLFRVPELTSPAGFEKAQEKALEETQQLVQRACTISPGPQTVQTFDQLSDSLCRVADLADFVKVAHPDPAFREAAEKTCIEIGTAVEKLNTNVDLCKSLKDLLDNKDVMDSLDPETRRVAELFMFDFEISGIHLDKDKRKRAVDLNVKLLDLNNEFLVGSHLPNRIDKKALPDHIRHCFALDGNYIQIGGLHADAPDDLVREAAYKIFLYPNPEQLSCLDELLSCRRELAQLVGYRSFAHRALQGTMAKTPETVMEFLELLSEKLTDRAAKDFGMMRDMKMKLNPENAELMPWDHPYYSGVLRAERYNIEPSLYSPFFSLGACMEGLNMLFSQLLGVSFQAEQPERGEVWCEDVRKLAVVHESEGLLGYIYCDFFHRLDKPHQDCHFTIRGGRLKEDGEYQLPVVVLMLSLPHPTKNCPTLLTPGMMENLFHEMGHAMHSMLGRTRYQHVTGTRCPTDFAEVPSILMEYFASDYRVVNQFARHYKTGQPLPKSMVSRLCESKKVCAAADTQLQVFYAVLDQIYHGQPHQSKSTTEILQETQALFYGLSYVPNTRLKASRCMGDYTRKRNSLQGTGAWLSALESKASYVAWDRMQFTGRSGSHGSERYGS; encoded by the exons ATGCTAGCAAGCAGGCGGGTTGTGTTCACTTTAAAACACTTCAGATTAAAGGCTGTGTGCAGAAATGTCACGACGTCGTGGTCGCCGGTGGAAGCTGCTTTCAATGCAAGGCAACACAGAAAACTGGATCTCCTTGGGAGAAATGTG GGTCTGTTTAGAGTGCCGGAGCTGACCTCCCCGGCAGGGTTTGAGAAAGCCCAGGAGAAAGCTCTGGAGGAAACCCAGCAGCTGGTGCAAAGAGCATGTACCATCTCCCCGGGACCGCAGACTGTGCAAACATTCGACCAGCTCTCGGACAGTTTGTGCAGAGTTGCTGACTTG GCAGATTTTGTTAAAGTGGCACACCCAGACCCTGCATTCCGAGAAGCAGCGGAGAAAACCTGCATAGAGATCGGCACTGCGGTGGAGAA gctGAACACTAATGTAGACCTCTGTAAGAGTCTGAAGGACCTGCTGGACAACAAAGATGTTATGGATTCCTTGGACCCAGAAACAAG GAGGGTGGCTGAGCTTTTTATGTTTGATTTTGAGATCAGTGGAATTCATCTGGACAAAGACAAG CGTAAAAGGGCAGTCGACCTGAATGTTAAACTCTTGGATCTAAATAATGAGTTTCTGGTGGGCTCTCACCTCCCAAACAGAATTGATAAAAAAGCTTTACCAGATCACATACGCCACTGCTTCGCACTCGACGGAAACTACATACAGATCGGCGGGCTGCACGCAGACGCACCGGACGACTTG GTGCGGGAAGCTGCTTACAAGATCTTCCTGTACCCGAACCCGGAGCAGCTGAGCTGCCTGGACGAGCTGCTGAGCTGCAGGCGTGAGCTGGCACAGCTGGTGGGGTATCGCTCCTTTGCACACAGAGCCTTGCAGGGAACCATGGCTAAAACCCCAG AGACTGTAATGGAGTTTCTTGAATTGCTGTCTGAAAAGCTTACGGACAG AGCAGCGAAGGACTTTGGCATGATGAGGGACATGAAGATGAAACTGAATCCAGAAAATGCA GAACTCATGCCTTGGGATCATCCATACTACAGCGGAGTCCTGCGTGCCGAGAG GTATAACATTGAACCCAGCCTGTACAGCCCCTTCTTCTCGCTGGGAGCCTGTATGGAAGGATTGAACATGCTATTCAGCCAGCTCCTGGGTGTGTCTTTCCAAGCCGAGCAGCCTGAGAGAGGGGAGGTGTGGTGCGAGGATGTTCGGAAGCTG GCTGTTGTCCATGAATCCGAGGGATTGCTGGGGTACATCTACTGTGACTTCTTCCACAGGCTTGACAAACCTCACCAG GATTGCCATTTCACGATCCGCGGAGGGCGATTGAAGGAGGACGGGGAGTACCAGCTCCCCGTGGTGGTCCTCATGCTGAGTCTGCCTCACCCGACGAAGAACTGTCCCACACTGCTGACTCCCGGCATGATGGAGAACCTCTTCCATGAAATGGGGCACGCCATGCATTCCATGCTGGGCAGGACCCGCTATCAACATGTGACAG GAACCAGATGCCCCACAGACTTTGCAGAGGTCCCTTCCATTCTGATGGAATATTTTGCAAGTGACTATCGGGTGGTGAATCAGTTTGCAAGACACTATAAGACAGGACAG cCACTTCCCAAAAGCATGGTTTCTCGCTTATGCGAGTCCAAGAAAGTGTGCGCTGCTGCCGACACCCAGCTCCAG GTTTTCTATGCAGTCCTGGATCAGATCTACCATGGGCAACCCCATCAAAGCAAATCAACCACCGAGATTCTTCAGGAAACCCAGGCGCTATTTTACGGCTTGTCGTACGTTCCTAATACA